In a single window of the Tigriopus californicus strain San Diego chromosome 2, Tcal_SD_v2.1, whole genome shotgun sequence genome:
- the LOC131876905 gene encoding E3 SUMO-protein ligase ZBED1-like, translating into MSALSNTLTAWTPEMYGTTSPKKLELDRALIQMISNDMQPISIVEDDGFVNFCQAMNPKYLLPSRQVISKTLIPAIFEEVQRKLGHKLVQAKWVSFTTDLWTSANTTGFLALTIHFWDHETSTLQCFVLDCLRIWGRHTADRLGEEIKAVLIRNEIVSKVVVGVTDNGANIVKALQNINIKQMACYAHTLNLVANASLRETPALAAAKETASRLVELTKRSTPTLERFEQIQRNQGFPTVKKLIQDISTRWNSTFEMMNRLVELKGPVSELLTEPGMSSKVGVVDSTTWEVLHEAVDVLQPLYEATLELSGEKSTTGSKVIPLTKMLILQYANFTAQSLSGLIKHDLSQAVLRNLNRRFGEVEKIKELALATLLDPRFKANGFRDIHLKNEALEILISELVGLYSPTNQDQPPKSQQNPAKRPRSSLWESFDKDVAQYEARDTATYPDIAHTHLHTYLYLPCQPRHTDPFDWWVRIGQEKFPFIFILAQKYLTIPATSVPSERVFSSAGQIISKKRNRIGDECARKLICLHANINKI; encoded by the coding sequence ATGAGTGCATTATCAAACACGTTGACGGCCTGGACCCCTGAAATGTATGGAACCACATCCCCCAAGAAGCTTGAGTTGGATCGAGCACTGATCCAAATGATTTCGAATGACATGCAGCCCATTTCGATTGTGGAGGATGATGGTTTCGTGAATTTTTGCCAAGCCATGAACCCCAAgtatttgctcccctcaagaCAAGTCATTTCGAAGACATTAATCCCAGCCATCTTTGAAGaggtgcaaagaaaattggggCACAAGCTTGTTCAAGCCAAATGGGTGTCTTTTACCACTGATTTGTGGACTTCCGCCAATACCACTGGCTTCTTGGCACtcaccattcatttttgggaTCACGAAACATCAACCTTACAATGCTTTGTTCTGGATTGCCTGCGGATTTGGGGACGTCATACGGCTGATCGATTGGGTGAAGAAATAAAAGCGGTGCTGATTAGAAATGAAATCGTTTCCAAAGTTGTGGTGGGAGTGACGGACAATGGGGCAAATATCGTCAAGGCCTTGCAAAACATTAACATCAAGCAAATGGCCTGCTATGCGCATACGCTAAATCTGGTGGCAAATGCGTCGTTGAGAGAAACTCCAGCCTTAGCTGCGGCCAAGGAAACTGCTTCAAGACTGGTTGAATTAACCAAACGAAGCACGCCAACCTTGGaaagatttgaacaaattcaacgTAATCAGGGTTTCCCCACGGTTAAGAAATTGATCCAGGATATTTCAACGCGATGGAATTCTACTTTCGAAATGATGAACCGTCTAGTGGAGCTGAAAGGACCCGTTTCAGAACTCCTGACGGAGCCTGGCATGAGCTCCAAGGTTGGCGTGGTTGACTCGACAACGTGGGAGGTCCTTCATGAAGCAGTTGATGTACTTCAACCCTTGTATGAAGCCACTTTGGAGCTTTCTGGTGAAAAAAGCACAACTGGATCAAAGGTCATTCCCCTCACCAAGATGCTGATTTTACAATACGCCAATTTCACCGCGCAGTCCCTTTCCGGACTGATAAAACACGACCTGTCCCAAGCTGTTCTTCGAAATCTCAATCGTCGATTTGGGGAAGTGGAAAAAATTAAGGAACTAGCGCTGGCAACTCTCTTGGATCCACGTTTCAAGGCTAATGGATTCCGTGATATCCACTTGAAAAACGAAGCCTTAGAGATCTTAATTTCTGAGCTGGTTGGCCTGTATTCACCCACAAATCAAGATCAACCCCCCAAATCCCAGCAAAATCCAGCCAAGCGACCTCGATCTTCTCTCTGGGAGTCTTTTGACAAGGATGTTGCTCAATACGAAGCCAGGGATACTGCGACCTATCCGGACATTGCCCATACTCACCTTCACACCTACCTTTACCTCCCTTGCCAGCCTAGGCATACCGATCCGTTCGATTGGTGGGTGAggattggccaagaaaaaTTTCCTTTTATCTTCATCTTGGCCCAAAAGTATCTAACCATTCCTGCCACTTCCGTTCCCTCTGAGAGAGTGTTTTCTTCGGCTGGCCAAATTATTTCGAAGAAACGGAATCGAATTGGCGACGAGTGTGCCCGGAAGCTAATCTGTCTTCACGCAAACATAAACAAAATCTAA